One part of the Vitis riparia cultivar Riparia Gloire de Montpellier isolate 1030 chromosome 8, EGFV_Vit.rip_1.0, whole genome shotgun sequence genome encodes these proteins:
- the LOC117921051 gene encoding transcriptional regulator TAC1-like has protein sequence MEINPPSVEKFEQIVCNLDEQGSGEQVRAYTCTFCKRGFSNAQALGGHMNIHRKDRAKLKQTEDESLLSVDMANKNPLIHPQPSADNLSQLGSTEGKDCTLKRPLTLSGEDDISPSGKDGMEKLHQLSLFSEKPSKSNDQRASSAGGHKEKTRHSHHGSSQKELDLELRLGPEPHETSASGSREFF, from the coding sequence ATGGAGATTAATCCCCCAAGTGTAGAAAAGTTTGAGCAAATAGTATGCAACTTAGATGAGCAGGGTTCAGGGGAGCAAGTTCGGGCTTATACATGTACCTTCTGCAAGAGAGGCTTCTCAAATGCACAAGCCCTAGGAGGTCACATGAATATCCATAGGAAAGACAGGGCCAAGCTCAAACAAACCGAAGATGAAAGCCTACTCTCTGTGGACATGGCAAATAAGAATCCCTTAATCCATCCTCAGCCATCTGCAGACAACTTATCTCAACTGGGATCAACGGAAGGCAAAGATTGCACACTTAAAAGGCCATTGACCTTGTCTGGAGAAGACGATATCAGTCCTTCAGGGAAAGATGGCATGGAAAAACTGCACCAGCTGTCCTTGTTTTCTGAGAAGCCATCAAAGAGCAATGATCAAAGGGCAAGTTCTGCTGGCGGGCATAAGGAGAAGACAAGGCACAGTCATCATGGTTCATCTCAGAAAGAATTGGACCTGGAGCTTCGTTTAGGGCCAGAACCCCATGAGACATCTGCATCCGGATCCAGAGAGTTCTTTTGA
- the LOC117920073 gene encoding zinc finger protein 10-like yields MEQARFWMWTKRKHSLSSHVQASTNPSYSDSWEEQAFAEDAAGPLGGCIWPPRSYSCSFCKREFRSAQALGGHMNVHRRDRARLKQSPSPHNEILHHHHQNHHNHTQHPCSSLGFQYPSQVCTFVYNPNPNSDPDVLASPSSLSRVSAPKTQENCIEQILVPPYSSSIIQEHKKRTPFSPAPSNPNSGADGYICVSDPKAEGEKSSRILESGCWAKGDYVKPDLSVSLNWVVRRTRQTASSGGMEETISCKRRRTDSPSLLPFFLKPSSSDRHHVQPEVLELRASSLEDLDLELRLGERPKVK; encoded by the coding sequence ATGGAGCAGGCACGATTCTGGATGTGGACAAAGCGGAAACATAGTTTGAGTTCTCATGTTCAAGCATCCACTAATCCTTCATACAGTGATTCATGGGAAGAACAGGCTTTTGCAGAAGATGCAGCTGGGCCTCTTGGAGGGTGTATTTGGCCTCCAAGGTCCTATTCTTGCAGTTTTTGTAAAAGAGAATTCAGGTCAGCTCAAGCTCTAGGTGGTCATATGAATGTTCATAGGAGGGATAGAGCCAGACTAAAGCAGTCTCCAAGTCCCCACAATGAAATTCTTCACCATCACCATCAAAATCACCACAATCATACTCAGCATCCCTGTTCATCTTTGGGTTTTCAATACCCATCTCAGGTTTGTACCTTTGTTtataaccctaaccctaattctGATCCAGATGTTCTTGCATCACCTTCCTCACTTTCTAGGGTTTCAGCCCCAAAAACGCAAGAGAATTGTATTGAACAGATCTTGGTCCCTCCTTATTCTTCCTCTATTATCCAAGAGCACAAAAAGAGGACTCCTTTTTCTCCCGCACCATCAAATCCAAACTCGGGTGCGGATGGATATATTTGCGTGTCGGATCCAAAAGCTGAAGGAGAAAAGAGCTCTAGAATTCTAGAATCAGGATGTTGGGCTAAAGGGGACTATGTCAAACCTGATTTATCTGTAAGCTTGAATTGGGTGGTCCGAAGAACTCGTCAAACTGCGTCATCAGGTGGCATGGAGGAGACCATTAGTTGCAAGAGAAGGAGAACGGATTCACCATCATTATTACCTTTCTTCCTTAAACCAAGTTCAAGTGATAGACATCACGTCCAACCAGAGGTACTTGAACTTCGCGCTAGCTCCTTAGAAGACTTGGATCTCGAGCTCAGGCTTGGTGAACGGCCAAAGGTGAAGTAG